One genomic window of Pirellulales bacterium includes the following:
- a CDS encoding Nramp family divalent metal transporter: MAQPITETIAARADAPSPAPHPGSQKMPAWKTGELIDAPRFTWRNWAAMLGPGLVAGGAAIGGGEWLLGPIVTAQYGGAMMWLALVSILGQVIYNIEISRYTLYSGEPIFTGKFRTLPGPGFWLCVYLVLDFGAVFPYLAANAATPLGALIIGEIPSPETNANHWWLLKVLGYVIFVLSILPLMVGGKVYNSLKAVMMFKIVFVFGFLLVLGIFFSKPSTWIDIFSGFLKVGNVPVRRGEDLNGNGLLDPGEDWDGDGHLDIVEEAYPPTIDTNGDGLPDAWEDRDGDGVPDKFHDVDGDGIRDGTNIDNIFLAVWEGHPLPIIDLTLIATLAGFVAIAGQGGLSNTPISNYTRDQGWGMGWQVGAIPAVFGGRDIKLSHVGTVFHPDEGSIPRWRRWYRHVVRDQLAVWFPACLLGVALPSMLSVEFLRRGVEASEWTAAGMTADGVHARVSEVSGMTMGSVFWHLTLFCGFIVLATSMASTADGLVRRWVDVFWTASPRLRRWRPEDMRYLYFGVLLSWSALSFVMLGISKPEQLVLYATMVLNFALGFSCWHTLAINLCLLPKPIRPGWFVRIALFVSGLFFWVLATVTALSKLNLIAS, from the coding sequence ATGGCACAACCGATCACCGAGACGATCGCTGCGCGCGCCGATGCACCATCGCCGGCGCCGCACCCTGGTTCGCAAAAGATGCCCGCCTGGAAGACGGGCGAGCTGATCGATGCGCCCCGCTTCACCTGGCGCAACTGGGCCGCCATGCTCGGTCCCGGGCTGGTGGCCGGCGGCGCCGCGATCGGCGGGGGCGAGTGGCTGCTCGGCCCCATCGTCACCGCCCAGTACGGCGGCGCCATGATGTGGCTCGCCCTGGTCAGTATCCTGGGCCAGGTGATCTACAACATCGAGATCAGCCGCTACACGCTTTACAGCGGCGAGCCGATCTTCACGGGCAAGTTCCGCACGCTACCGGGGCCGGGATTCTGGCTCTGCGTTTACCTCGTGCTCGACTTCGGCGCCGTGTTTCCCTATCTGGCAGCAAACGCGGCTACCCCCTTGGGGGCGCTCATCATCGGCGAGATCCCATCGCCCGAGACCAACGCGAATCACTGGTGGCTGTTAAAGGTGCTGGGCTATGTGATTTTTGTACTCTCGATCTTGCCACTCATGGTCGGCGGCAAGGTGTACAACTCGCTCAAGGCGGTGATGATGTTCAAAATCGTCTTCGTCTTCGGGTTCCTCCTCGTGCTGGGCATTTTCTTCTCGAAGCCCAGCACCTGGATCGACATCTTCAGCGGCTTTCTGAAGGTGGGCAACGTGCCGGTGCGCCGGGGCGAAGACCTCAACGGCAACGGCCTGCTCGATCCCGGTGAAGACTGGGACGGCGACGGCCACCTCGATATCGTCGAAGAAGCCTATCCGCCGACCATCGACACGAACGGCGACGGCCTGCCCGATGCCTGGGAAGACCGCGACGGAGACGGCGTGCCCGACAAGTTCCACGACGTCGATGGCGACGGGATTCGCGACGGCACAAACATAGACAACATCTTCCTGGCCGTATGGGAAGGCCACCCGCTGCCGATTATCGACCTCACGCTCATCGCCACGCTGGCCGGTTTTGTCGCCATCGCGGGGCAGGGAGGGCTGTCGAACACGCCAATCAGCAACTACACGCGCGACCAGGGCTGGGGGATGGGCTGGCAGGTGGGGGCCATTCCGGCGGTGTTCGGCGGCCGCGACATCAAACTCTCGCACGTTGGCACCGTCTTCCATCCAGATGAAGGATCGATCCCCCGTTGGCGCCGCTGGTATCGGCACGTCGTCCGCGATCAGTTGGCTGTCTGGTTTCCAGCCTGTTTGCTGGGGGTAGCGCTGCCAAGCATGCTCTCTGTGGAGTTCCTGCGTCGAGGTGTCGAGGCGAGTGAGTGGACGGCCGCCGGCATGACCGCCGATGGTGTGCATGCACGTGTGAGCGAAGTCTCCGGGATGACGATGGGGAGTGTCTTCTGGCACCTGACGCTTTTCTGCGGTTTCATCGTATTGGCCACGAGTATGGCCTCGACAGCCGACGGTCTCGTGCGCCGCTGGGTCGACGTATTCTGGACGGCCAGCCCCCGCCTGCGCCGCTGGCGTCCGGAAGATATGCGGTATCTGTATTTCGGAGTCCTCTTGAGTTGGTCGGCATTGAGCTTCGTGATGCTAGGTATCAGCAAGCCCGAGCAACTGGTGCTCTACGCCACGATGGTGCTCAACTTCGCCCTGGGCTTCAGTTGCTGGCATACGCTGGCGATTAACCTCTGCCTGCTCCCCAAACCGATCCGGCCGGGTTGGTTCGTGCGGATTGCGCTGTTCGTGTCGGGGCTCTTCTTTTGGGTCCTAGCGACCGTGACGGCACTCAGTAAGCTAAATTTGATCGCTAGTTGA
- a CDS encoding DUF1579 family protein encodes MDAACRPVSTWAVRFTALFFVGLALPATRATADEAPPETLAELERFLGDWKTRTQIRHFGPPPREFDTQGEATCRRTLEGRFLEFRAQSVPPGEADLQIMTYDTAADLYRQWVFASDGYYHEAVGKWNRSTSVLRWTGKTADASFVIDDRWVSPDRLEWTLQRTDASGKPTQTIQGTLTRVKPSEP; translated from the coding sequence ATGGACGCCGCCTGTCGGCCTGTCAGCACCTGGGCCGTGAGATTCACGGCGTTGTTTTTCGTTGGCCTGGCCCTTCCGGCCACGAGGGCAACGGCCGACGAGGCGCCCCCCGAGACGCTCGCGGAACTGGAACGATTCCTGGGCGACTGGAAGACCCGGACGCAAATTCGCCATTTCGGACCGCCCCCTCGCGAGTTCGACACGCAAGGCGAAGCCACGTGCCGACGAACGCTCGAAGGCCGCTTCTTGGAGTTCCGCGCCCAATCCGTTCCGCCGGGAGAGGCCGATCTGCAAATCATGACTTACGACACCGCAGCGGATCTCTACCGGCAATGGGTGTTCGCTTCCGACGGGTACTACCACGAAGCGGTCGGCAAGTGGAACCGGTCCACGTCCGTTCTACGCTGGACGGGCAAGACCGCCGATGCGTCCTTCGTCATCGACGACCGCTGGGTTTCTCCCGACCGGCTGGAATGGACCTTGCAGCGCACCGACGCCAGCGGAAAGCCAACGCAGACGATTCAAGGAACGCTGACGCGAGTCAAACCGAGCGAACCGTGA